A window from Victivallis lenta encodes these proteins:
- a CDS encoding tetratricopeptide repeat protein, translating to MKRFLLIPAVAGLLALSGCSSFDRMRSAAENGEPAAQYELAEYYRSGDPALSVLWMTRAAENGYPKAMVELGKFHLDGFGVQRDRDAALGWWEKAALGKGDLEAAQLLGELLLPDPPPGRAELAVAAYGVLLADPACEERRKFAAKLLDEGGKLRAMLKLADRREELAAVEKRFTRIFRESADCFDLSDPKVLESMDRLSDEFYLLPPLAGKPPAPTEVSGLRPEFAALLGTCDRLDVDELPKLIETARRLPDFPEFLSTVPELIVPMFFGKPELYGGITAGRSFYDFALFGSSMKVSREYDSLSRPFPVLASRTSIQDGEGVFLFGKPGMKPIPADRFCKYGSCELFGVRIEYGPLGEFSTLLADVEKLYGKLTPVEHTFELIRESRPYLVKITVPAYERKGGKLHVLLTDNVKPLKVELLDLIPGTPEFRHWEEYIAMNSVDGVFVWKHQNAEHYLTAADAYERLKLRNYEKKAFVDRIREEYFPGRMLEVVDVRRTGILAGTIVQDMKKIAEGILPVQKEQGK from the coding sequence TTGAAACGTTTTTTACTGATTCCGGCCGTTGCCGGATTGCTGGCCCTGTCCGGATGCTCTTCGTTCGACCGCATGCGGAGCGCGGCAGAGAACGGGGAGCCGGCCGCCCAGTATGAGCTGGCCGAATATTATCGTTCCGGAGACCCGGCGCTCTCTGTTCTCTGGATGACGCGCGCGGCGGAGAACGGTTATCCGAAGGCGATGGTCGAACTCGGCAAATTCCATCTTGACGGTTTCGGCGTGCAGCGTGACCGCGATGCCGCGCTCGGCTGGTGGGAGAAGGCCGCGCTCGGCAAGGGCGACCTTGAGGCGGCGCAGCTGCTCGGCGAACTTCTGCTGCCCGACCCTCCGCCCGGCCGGGCGGAGCTGGCTGTGGCGGCCTACGGCGTCCTGCTGGCCGATCCGGCCTGCGAAGAGCGCCGGAAATTCGCGGCGAAGCTGCTCGACGAGGGCGGGAAGCTCCGCGCCATGCTGAAGCTGGCCGACCGCCGGGAGGAGCTCGCGGCGGTCGAGAAGCGTTTTACGCGCATTTTCCGGGAGTCGGCCGACTGCTTCGACCTGTCGGACCCGAAGGTGCTCGAGTCGATGGACCGGTTGAGCGATGAGTTCTACCTGCTGCCGCCGCTGGCCGGCAAACCGCCGGCCCCGACCGAAGTTTCCGGACTTCGTCCCGAATTCGCCGCGCTGCTGGGCACCTGCGACCGGCTCGACGTCGACGAGCTGCCGAAACTGATCGAAACGGCGCGCCGCCTGCCGGATTTCCCGGAGTTCCTTTCGACGGTGCCGGAGCTGATCGTTCCGATGTTCTTCGGCAAGCCGGAGCTCTACGGCGGGATTACGGCCGGCCGGTCGTTTTACGACTTCGCCCTGTTCGGTTCCTCCATGAAGGTCTCGCGCGAGTACGATTCGCTTTCGCGGCCGTTCCCGGTGCTGGCCAGCCGGACCTCGATTCAGGATGGCGAAGGGGTGTTCCTGTTCGGAAAGCCCGGCATGAAGCCGATCCCGGCCGACCGTTTCTGCAAATACGGGAGCTGCGAGCTCTTCGGCGTACGCATTGAATACGGTCCGCTCGGCGAATTTTCCACGTTGCTGGCCGATGTCGAAAAGCTGTACGGCAAGCTGACTCCGGTCGAACACACGTTCGAGCTGATCCGCGAGAGCCGCCCGTATCTCGTGAAGATCACGGTTCCGGCCTACGAGCGGAAGGGCGGCAAGCTGCATGTGCTGCTGACCGACAATGTGAAGCCGCTGAAGGTCGAGCTTCTGGACCTGATTCCGGGAACGCCGGAGTTCAGGCATTGGGAGGAGTATATCGCCATGAACAGCGTGGACGGCGTATTCGTCTGGAAGCACCAGAATGCGGAGCACTACCTGACCGCCGCCGATGCGTATGAGAGATTGAAGCTCAGGAATTATGAGAAGAAAGCATTTGTGGATCGGATCAGAGAGGAATATTTTCCGGGCCGCATGCTTGAAGTCGTCGACGTGCGGCGTACCGGCATTCTGGCCGGAACGATCGTGCAGGATATGAAAAAAATCGCCGAAGGCATTCTGCCGGTGCAGAAGGAGCAGGGAAAATGA
- a CDS encoding iron-sulfur cluster assembly scaffold protein — translation MSCPYQCSHEVEQMCRVAKGVKHGPAPIPEEGKWVKSKQISDVSGLTHGVGWCAPQQGACKLTLNVKDGVIQEALVETLGCSGMTHSAAMASEILPGKTILEALNSDLVCDAINVAMRELFKQIVYGRTQTAFSEGGLPIGAGLEDLGKGLRSQVGTMFSTLEKGPRYLEMAEGYVLELGLDENSEIIGYKFVHLGKMMEAIRKGVEPAEAYKANVKSYGRFDEAVKKIDPRKE, via the coding sequence ATGAGTTGTCCGTATCAGTGCTCGCATGAAGTCGAGCAGATGTGCCGCGTCGCCAAAGGCGTCAAACACGGCCCGGCCCCGATTCCGGAAGAGGGTAAGTGGGTCAAATCCAAGCAGATCTCCGATGTTTCCGGCCTCACTCACGGGGTGGGCTGGTGCGCGCCGCAGCAGGGCGCCTGCAAGCTGACGCTGAACGTCAAGGACGGCGTGATCCAGGAAGCCCTGGTCGAAACGCTCGGCTGCTCCGGCATGACCCACTCCGCGGCGATGGCTTCGGAGATTCTCCCGGGCAAGACCATTCTCGAAGCGCTGAATTCCGACCTCGTCTGCGACGCGATCAACGTCGCGATGCGCGAGCTCTTCAAACAGATCGTCTACGGTCGCACCCAGACCGCGTTCAGCGAGGGGGGGCTCCCGATCGGCGCCGGTCTCGAAGACCTCGGCAAAGGGCTGCGTTCGCAGGTCGGCACGATGTTTTCGACCCTCGAAAAAGGGCCGCGTTACCTCGAAATGGCCGAGGGCTACGTCCTCGAGCTCGGCCTTGACGAGAACAGCGAGATCATCGGTTACAAGTTCGTCCATCTCGGCAAGATGATGGAGGCGATCCGCAAGGGCGTCGAGCCCGCCGAGGCCTACAAGGCCAACGTGAAGAGCTACGGCCGCTTCGACGAAGCCGTCAAAAAGATCGACCCGCGCAAAGAATAA
- a CDS encoding GGGtGRT protein, translating into MSVKFEGYERRIAKIEKALKEYGIESLEAARDLCLSKGVDVDKIVRGVQPIAFENAVWAYTLGAAIALKKGSKNAAEAAENIGLGLQAFCIPGSVADSRQVGIGHGNLAAMLLREETKCFCFLAGHESFAAAEGAIGIAKTANKVRKEPLRVILNGLGKDAAYIISRINGFTYVETEYDYYTGELKIVEEKAFSNGPKAAVRCYGADDVSEGVAVMIKEGVDVSITGNSTNPTRFQHPVAGTYKKWAIENGRKYFSVASGGGTGRTLHPDNMAAGPASYGMTDTMGRMHGDAQFAGSSSVPAHVEMMGLIGMGNNPMVGASVAVAVAVSEAK; encoded by the coding sequence ATGAGCGTGAAATTTGAAGGATATGAGCGCCGGATCGCAAAAATCGAAAAGGCGTTGAAGGAATACGGCATCGAATCGCTCGAGGCCGCCCGCGACCTCTGCCTCTCCAAGGGCGTCGATGTGGACAAGATCGTCCGCGGCGTCCAGCCGATCGCGTTCGAAAACGCGGTCTGGGCCTACACCCTCGGCGCGGCCATCGCCCTCAAGAAGGGTTCGAAGAACGCGGCCGAAGCGGCCGAAAACATCGGTCTCGGGCTGCAGGCGTTCTGCATTCCGGGTTCGGTGGCGGATTCGCGCCAGGTCGGCATCGGCCACGGCAACCTCGCCGCGATGCTGCTGCGCGAAGAGACGAAGTGCTTCTGCTTCCTCGCCGGCCACGAGTCGTTCGCGGCGGCGGAGGGGGCGATCGGCATCGCCAAGACCGCCAACAAGGTCCGCAAGGAGCCGCTCCGCGTCATCCTGAACGGCCTCGGAAAGGACGCGGCCTACATCATCAGCCGCATCAACGGCTTCACCTACGTCGAAACCGAGTACGACTACTACACCGGTGAACTCAAGATCGTCGAAGAGAAGGCGTTCTCGAACGGCCCGAAGGCGGCGGTCAGGTGCTACGGCGCCGACGACGTCTCCGAAGGCGTCGCCGTGATGATCAAGGAGGGCGTCGACGTCTCCATCACCGGCAACTCGACGAATCCGACCCGTTTCCAGCACCCGGTCGCCGGCACCTACAAGAAGTGGGCGATCGAGAACGGCCGCAAATACTTCAGCGTCGCCTCCGGCGGCGGCACCGGCCGCACGCTGCACCCGGACAACATGGCCGCGGGCCCGGCTTCGTACGGCATGACCGACACGATGGGCCGCATGCACGGCGATGCGCAGTTCGCGGGCTCCTCCAGCGTTCCGGCGCACGTCGAGATGATGGGTCTCATCGGCATGGGCAACAACCCGATGGTCGGCGCCTCCGTCGCCGTCGCGGTTGCGGTCTCCGAAGCGAAGTAA